In Pollutimonas sp. M17, a single genomic region encodes these proteins:
- a CDS encoding ABC transporter ATP-binding protein — MITSQRVPAQPAGDATESPVIALRGLYKQFSSKPDLAQRLLSLAGRNMEPPTVHAVNGVDLEIRRGEVLGLVGESGCGKSTLGRMVAGLIKPSRGGIMFNGEDTAGLRGARKRDYTLGVQMIFQDPQASLNPKQKLKQILAEALHVHKLAPREQIAGRVAQALLEVGLDPEYSDRLPHQISGGQRQRIGIARALMVQPAFLVCDEPVAALDVSIQAQVINLFMDLRDRHGFTYLFISHDLGVVRHISDRVAIMYLGRIVEIAPTRDIYGHAVHPYTQALLGEMPDVQRRRRSFVPIKGEIPSPLAPPPGCTFHPRCPHAMDICRRQAPELREIAPGHQAACHLNLQP; from the coding sequence ATGATCACATCTCAACGCGTCCCGGCGCAGCCTGCCGGCGATGCCACCGAGTCCCCGGTCATTGCGCTGCGAGGCCTGTACAAGCAGTTCAGCAGCAAGCCCGACCTGGCCCAGCGCCTGTTGAGCCTTGCGGGCCGTAACATGGAGCCTCCCACCGTGCACGCCGTCAATGGGGTGGACCTGGAGATCAGGCGGGGCGAGGTGCTGGGCCTGGTAGGCGAATCAGGCTGCGGCAAGTCTACGCTGGGCCGCATGGTGGCGGGGCTGATCAAGCCCAGCCGGGGCGGAATAATGTTCAACGGCGAGGACACCGCCGGCTTGCGCGGCGCGCGCAAGCGCGACTACACGCTGGGCGTGCAGATGATCTTCCAGGATCCCCAGGCCTCGCTCAATCCCAAGCAGAAACTGAAGCAGATTCTGGCCGAGGCGCTGCATGTGCACAAGCTGGCTCCACGCGAGCAGATCGCGGGCCGTGTCGCCCAGGCCTTGCTGGAAGTCGGCCTGGATCCGGAGTACAGCGACAGGCTGCCGCATCAGATTTCCGGCGGGCAGCGCCAGCGCATCGGCATCGCGCGCGCCCTCATGGTGCAGCCGGCCTTCCTGGTGTGCGACGAACCCGTGGCGGCGCTGGACGTATCGATACAGGCGCAGGTGATCAACCTGTTCATGGACCTGCGCGACCGGCACGGGTTTACCTATCTGTTCATCAGCCACGATCTGGGCGTGGTGCGCCATATCTCGGACAGGGTGGCCATCATGTATCTGGGCCGCATCGTCGAGATCGCGCCGACCCGCGACATCTACGGCCATGCCGTTCATCCCTATACGCAAGCGCTGCTGGGCGAGATGCCCGACGTGCAGCGCCGCCGGCGAAGCTTCGTTCCCATCAAGGGCGAGATCCCTTCGCCGCTGGCCCCGCCCCCGGGCTGCACCTTTCATCCGCGCTGCCCGCACGCCATGGATATCTGCCGCCGGCAGGCGCCCGAGCTGCGCGAAATCGCGCCGGGGCACCAGGCTGCCTGCCACCTCAACCTCCAGCCTTGA
- a CDS encoding ABC transporter ATP-binding protein, which yields MDSTQALLEVRGLQTAFHTEAGAWLAVDGVDLTVGRGEILGLVGESGSGKSVTGFSLVGLIDPPGEVVAGSVRFDGMELRGLDEAQLRTLRGNRIAMIFQDPLMTLNPVLKVGEQMAEAIYTHDPAAGKTQIRERCVQALTQVGIPSPESRLDNYPHEFSGGMRQRVAIAIAMLNRPDLIIADEPTTALDVTIQAQILFEMQKLCAEQNTALIWITHDLGVVAELADKVAVMYAGRIVEYGTVEQVLSHPVHPYTRGLLDSMPGQAAPGSRLAQIDGMAPTLTGRETGCPFRPRCSRSAEVCAHQAPDIERRGERQYRCHFPILELAA from the coding sequence ATGGACTCTACACAAGCATTACTGGAGGTGCGGGGCCTGCAAACCGCCTTCCACACCGAAGCCGGAGCATGGCTGGCGGTCGACGGCGTCGACCTGACGGTCGGCCGCGGCGAGATACTGGGCCTGGTGGGCGAGTCGGGATCCGGCAAGTCGGTGACCGGGTTTTCGCTGGTGGGCCTGATCGATCCGCCCGGCGAGGTGGTGGCGGGTTCGGTACGCTTTGACGGCATGGAGCTGCGCGGGCTGGACGAGGCGCAATTGCGCACCCTGCGCGGCAACCGCATCGCCATGATCTTCCAGGATCCGCTGATGACACTGAACCCCGTGCTGAAGGTCGGCGAACAGATGGCCGAGGCCATCTACACCCATGATCCGGCGGCAGGCAAGACGCAGATACGCGAGCGCTGCGTGCAGGCGCTGACGCAAGTGGGCATACCTTCGCCCGAGAGTCGCCTGGACAACTACCCGCACGAATTCTCCGGCGGCATGCGGCAGCGCGTGGCCATTGCCATCGCCATGCTGAACAGACCGGATCTGATCATTGCGGATGAGCCGACCACGGCCCTGGACGTGACCATACAGGCGCAAATCCTCTTCGAGATGCAGAAGCTGTGCGCCGAGCAGAATACGGCCCTGATCTGGATCACGCACGATCTGGGCGTGGTGGCCGAGCTCGCCGACAAGGTGGCGGTCATGTATGCGGGACGCATCGTGGAGTACGGCACGGTCGAGCAGGTGCTGTCCCATCCCGTGCATCCGTATACGCGCGGCCTGCTGGACTCCATGCCCGGCCAGGCCGCGCCAGGCAGCAGGCTGGCCCAGATCGACGGCATGGCGCCGACCCTGACAGGGCGTGAAACCGGCTGTCCGTTCCGCCCGCGCTGTTCCAGGAGCGCCGAGGTCTGTGCGCATCAGGCGCCTGATATCGAGCGGCGGGGTGAACGGCAGTACCGCTGTCATTTTCCGATACTGGAGCTTGCGGCATGA
- a CDS encoding ABC transporter permease: MPGEPSAAAPPALPAAAASPSGPAPSHVAPLLETPARAKILRKLRSRPSARKSLLALGLLILAVVILPFFAPQNPYDLMALDIMDGRLPPGATNFDETMTYWMGTDAQGRDMLSAILYGLRISLFVGLGAVLISVAIGVTLGLAAAYRGGWVDTLVMRAVDFILGFPTILVALVLLAVLGRGIDKVIVALVVVQWAHYARIMRGRALQERRKEYIEAAQNLGFPAWRIMLLHLMPNCIGPIMVFATIQIATAITLEATLSFLGVGVPVTEPSLGLLIASGFEYLLSGDYWISIFPGVALLLLILSINIAGDRLRDSLDPRR; this comes from the coding sequence ATGCCGGGTGAGCCGTCCGCCGCTGCGCCGCCGGCGCTTCCCGCGGCTGCCGCGTCGCCTTCAGGCCCGGCTCCTTCCCATGTGGCGCCCCTGCTTGAAACGCCGGCCCGCGCGAAGATCCTGCGCAAGCTGCGTTCCCGCCCATCGGCCAGGAAGTCGCTGCTGGCCCTGGGGCTGCTGATCCTGGCCGTCGTGATACTGCCGTTCTTCGCGCCGCAGAATCCCTACGACCTGATGGCCCTGGACATCATGGACGGGCGCCTGCCGCCGGGCGCCACCAACTTCGACGAGACCATGACCTACTGGATGGGCACGGACGCGCAGGGACGCGATATGCTCAGCGCCATTCTCTACGGCCTGCGCATCAGCCTCTTCGTCGGACTGGGCGCGGTGCTGATTTCCGTGGCTATCGGCGTGACACTGGGCCTGGCGGCGGCCTATCGGGGCGGCTGGGTCGACACGCTGGTGATGCGTGCGGTGGACTTCATCCTTGGCTTTCCGACCATATTGGTGGCGCTGGTGCTGCTGGCGGTGCTGGGGCGCGGCATCGACAAAGTCATCGTGGCGCTGGTGGTGGTCCAATGGGCGCACTACGCGCGCATCATGCGCGGCCGCGCCTTGCAGGAGCGCCGCAAGGAATACATCGAGGCCGCGCAGAACCTGGGCTTCCCGGCGTGGCGCATCATGCTGCTGCACCTCATGCCCAACTGCATCGGCCCCATCATGGTGTTCGCCACCATACAGATCGCCACGGCCATCACGCTGGAAGCGACACTGTCCTTCCTGGGCGTGGGGGTTCCCGTGACCGAGCCCTCGCTGGGCCTGCTGATCGCCAGCGGCTTCGAGTATCTGCTCTCGGGCGATTACTGGATCAGTATTTTCCCGGGCGTCGCGCTGCTCTTGCTCATTCTTTCCATCAATATCGCCGGCGACCGCCTGCGAGACAGTCTGGACCCACGACGATAA
- a CDS encoding ABC transporter permease, which yields MTLFIVRRLLQSLLVVLAVSVVVFCAVYAIGDPIELLVSPDVAQAERDALIARLGLDLPLWQQYGVFLWRALHGDLGNSFVHGMPAVELILQRFPATLELVIVAITLTCVIGISLGLIAGLYRDRWLGQGIMAGSIFGFSVPNFWQGMVFILFFAVWLGWLPASGRGPTVEFLGVPLSIFSAEGWRHIALPAVNLAIANIALVLRMTATGVSEAQSQDYVRFARAKGVKPGRIVRRHILRNILIPVVTVIGMEFGTLIAYSTITETVFSWPGMGKLLIDSVYKLDRPVIVAYVMLVTLLFVIINLVVDLLYAVLDPRVQLVEARA from the coding sequence TTGACTCTGTTCATTGTGCGCAGGTTGCTGCAAAGCCTGCTGGTCGTCCTGGCCGTATCGGTGGTGGTGTTTTGCGCCGTGTACGCGATCGGGGATCCCATCGAACTCCTTGTCAGCCCCGATGTGGCCCAGGCCGAGCGTGATGCGCTGATCGCCCGGCTGGGCCTGGACCTGCCCTTATGGCAGCAGTACGGCGTCTTCCTGTGGCGTGCCCTGCACGGCGACCTGGGCAATTCCTTCGTGCATGGCATGCCGGCCGTGGAATTGATATTGCAACGCTTTCCCGCCACGCTGGAACTGGTCATCGTGGCCATCACGTTGACCTGTGTCATCGGCATTTCCCTGGGCCTCATCGCCGGGCTGTACAGGGACCGCTGGCTGGGTCAGGGCATCATGGCCGGCTCCATCTTCGGTTTTTCCGTGCCCAATTTCTGGCAGGGGATGGTCTTCATCCTGTTTTTCGCCGTGTGGCTGGGCTGGCTGCCGGCATCGGGCCGCGGGCCCACCGTGGAGTTCCTGGGCGTTCCGCTCAGCATCTTCAGCGCCGAGGGCTGGCGGCACATCGCGCTGCCGGCGGTCAATCTGGCCATCGCCAACATCGCACTGGTCCTGCGCATGACGGCCACCGGCGTCAGCGAGGCGCAAAGCCAGGACTACGTGCGCTTCGCACGCGCCAAGGGCGTGAAGCCGGGCCGCATCGTGCGCCGCCACATCCTGCGCAACATCCTGATTCCCGTCGTCACCGTGATCGGCATGGAGTTCGGCACCCTGATCGCCTATTCCACCATTACCGAAACCGTGTTCTCGTGGCCGGGCATGGGCAAGTTGCTGATCGACAGCGTGTACAAGCTCGATCGCCCGGTCATCGTCGCCTACGTGATGCTGGTGACCCTGTTGTTCGTGATCATCAATCTGGTGGTCGATCTTCTGTATGCCGTGCTGGATCCGCGCGTGCAGCTCGTGGAGGCGCGGGCCTGA
- a CDS encoding ABC transporter substrate-binding protein has translation MPTVNPTIKTIAVALACAFAGLSQAQTLKIGLASEPTAVDPHYHQTTPNEALIYHIFQPLVAMDADQKLQPALAKSWEATDDTTWTFKLDEKARFSNGEPFTAQDVVFSFCRILNNETGIGSGGTNTVRRIVSVETPDERTVLLKTAAPQPVLPNELARIPMIWSGIVKHDTLTYTPKEGCGVTSPWPAVNDFNSGKDVIGTGPYVLKSYVKGSGIVLERNEKYWGEQPAWKEVRMTAVPSAGPRLTGLLAGDFDLIENPAARDLKRIKESGFGHTVKPSVRIMFFQLDAGREQSPMVKSPKGDNPLQNAKVRQAMSLAIDRKTIVERIMDGVAMPANQFIPAGMFGAIDQAPALEYNPKKAKALLAEAGYPDGFELTLSATNDRYINDAQVTQAVAQYLSRIGIKTQVDTMTSSVYFPKRAKREMSAALGGWGQETGEAGNFLQYWVATNNKDRGVGSSNYGRYSNPELDKLYFDAMGTLDDGKRSQLLQQAVKIALADMPHIPLHWESGVWAFRKGISYEGRADQRTMATAAKPAK, from the coding sequence ATGCCGACGGTAAACCCCACGATCAAAACAATCGCTGTCGCCCTGGCTTGCGCATTCGCTGGCCTGTCGCAGGCCCAGACGCTGAAGATAGGCCTGGCCTCCGAGCCCACGGCGGTGGATCCGCATTATCACCAGACCACGCCGAACGAGGCGCTGATCTATCACATCTTCCAGCCGCTGGTCGCGATGGACGCCGACCAGAAGCTCCAGCCGGCGCTGGCCAAGTCCTGGGAAGCCACCGACGACACCACCTGGACGTTCAAGCTGGACGAGAAGGCCAGGTTTTCGAATGGCGAGCCCTTCACCGCGCAGGACGTGGTGTTCAGCTTCTGTCGCATCCTGAACAATGAAACCGGCATAGGCAGCGGCGGCACCAATACCGTGCGCCGCATCGTGTCCGTCGAGACTCCGGATGAACGCACCGTGCTGCTGAAGACGGCGGCGCCGCAGCCGGTCCTGCCCAATGAACTGGCCCGCATACCCATGATCTGGAGCGGCATCGTCAAGCACGACACGCTGACCTATACGCCCAAGGAAGGTTGCGGCGTGACGTCTCCGTGGCCCGCCGTCAACGATTTCAACAGCGGAAAGGACGTCATCGGCACGGGACCTTACGTGCTGAAATCCTACGTGAAGGGTTCGGGCATCGTGCTCGAGCGCAATGAAAAGTACTGGGGTGAGCAGCCCGCATGGAAGGAAGTCCGGATGACGGCCGTGCCCAGCGCCGGTCCGCGCCTGACGGGCCTGCTGGCGGGCGACTTCGACCTCATCGAGAACCCCGCCGCGCGCGACCTGAAGCGCATCAAGGAGAGCGGCTTCGGCCATACGGTGAAGCCGTCGGTGCGCATCATGTTCTTCCAGTTGGATGCCGGCCGCGAGCAGAGCCCGATGGTCAAGTCGCCCAAGGGCGACAACCCCTTGCAGAATGCCAAGGTTCGCCAGGCGATGTCGCTGGCGATCGACCGCAAGACCATCGTGGAACGCATCATGGACGGCGTGGCCATGCCCGCCAACCAGTTCATCCCCGCCGGCATGTTCGGCGCCATCGATCAGGCCCCCGCGCTGGAATACAACCCAAAGAAGGCCAAGGCGCTGCTGGCCGAAGCCGGCTATCCCGATGGTTTCGAGCTGACGCTGTCGGCCACCAACGACCGCTACATCAATGATGCGCAGGTCACGCAGGCCGTGGCGCAGTACCTTAGCCGCATCGGCATCAAGACCCAGGTCGACACCATGACCAGTTCGGTGTACTTCCCCAAGCGGGCCAAGCGGGAAATGAGCGCAGCCCTGGGCGGCTGGGGCCAGGAGACCGGCGAGGCCGGCAACTTCCTGCAGTATTGGGTGGCCACCAACAACAAGGACCGCGGTGTGGGCAGCAGCAACTATGGCCGCTATTCCAACCCCGAGCTGGACAAGCTGTATTTCGACGCCATGGGAACCCTGGACGACGGCAAGCGCAGCCAGCTGCTGCAGCAGGCCGTGAAGATCGCGCTGGCCGACATGCCTCATATTCCGCTGCACTGGGAAAGCGGCGTGTGGGCATTCCGCAAGGGCATCTCCTATGAGGGCCGCGCCGACCAGCGCACCATGGCCACCGCCGCCAAGCCGGCCAAGTAA
- a CDS encoding LysR family transcriptional regulator: MQSLATKYFYEVALKGSLTAASDSLHVAVSAISRQITGLEEEVGASLFTRSARGMVLTEAGQILLRHVRRSVLEASAVLESIAALQGGEQNPIRISCTQGLANELVPSALAAFSRQLPSVRFRIWVDSAKPATQRVEAGEVDMALTFSITPNASDSGVKVLYARPAPALAVMSRDHPLSRRRRLDIRDLSGYPIALTDELSSTYKLYQLASNMTDTWVEPQVYSNYAEALHAYVRESQAILFASYVSIAERLKPGRLVAVPLKNPEMHARTVQVQVMRGRILPDTIEQFSRFIIHRLDELVRRAPGQGH, translated from the coding sequence ATGCAAAGCCTGGCCACCAAATACTTTTATGAAGTCGCTTTGAAAGGCAGCCTTACGGCCGCATCGGACTCTTTACATGTTGCCGTATCTGCGATAAGCCGACAGATCACGGGCCTGGAGGAAGAGGTGGGAGCCAGCCTTTTCACGCGCAGCGCCCGAGGAATGGTTCTTACAGAAGCGGGCCAGATCCTGCTGAGGCATGTCAGACGATCCGTGCTCGAGGCAAGCGCCGTACTCGAATCCATCGCCGCCCTGCAAGGCGGCGAACAGAACCCAATACGGATATCCTGCACCCAGGGCCTGGCCAATGAGCTCGTCCCCTCGGCGCTGGCCGCATTCAGCCGTCAACTGCCCTCGGTTCGATTCCGTATCTGGGTGGATAGCGCAAAGCCCGCGACACAGCGCGTGGAGGCGGGCGAAGTCGACATGGCCCTGACTTTCAGCATTACGCCCAACGCCAGCGATAGCGGAGTGAAGGTTCTGTATGCCCGGCCTGCCCCCGCCCTGGCCGTCATGTCGCGGGATCATCCCTTGTCACGCAGGCGCCGGCTGGACATTCGCGATCTGTCCGGCTATCCCATTGCCTTGACCGATGAACTGTCGTCCACGTACAAGCTTTATCAACTGGCGTCCAACATGACCGACACGTGGGTGGAGCCTCAGGTCTACAGCAACTACGCCGAAGCCCTGCATGCCTATGTGCGCGAAAGTCAGGCCATACTGTTTGCAAGCTATGTATCGATCGCCGAACGCCTGAAACCAGGCAGACTGGTGGCCGTTCCCCTGAAGAATCCCGAGATGCATGCCCGGACCGTACAGGTCCAGGTGATGCGCGGCCGGATACTGCCCGACACCATCGAACAATTCTCCAGATTCATCATCCACCGCCTGGACGAACTGGTGCGGCGGGCGCCCGGCCAGGGCCATTGA
- a CDS encoding DUF1398 domain-containing protein translates to MNESTQSIIRETVQASVEGRIHFGQVIGQLVTAGVESYLADYRAHRIVYYLPDGQTLDVPLDMPDIVIADNFDAHALQAAIRGSQRGEVRYPEFKRLSSEAGCIGYTVWIAGRHVSYFGRRGETHVEKFPD, encoded by the coding sequence ATGAACGAGTCCACTCAATCCATCATTCGTGAAACCGTACAGGCCTCCGTAGAAGGACGCATCCACTTCGGCCAAGTCATCGGTCAATTGGTGACCGCAGGCGTCGAATCCTACCTCGCCGATTACCGCGCCCATCGTATCGTCTACTACCTCCCTGATGGCCAAACACTGGATGTTCCACTGGACATGCCGGACATCGTCATCGCCGACAACTTTGACGCGCACGCTCTGCAGGCAGCGATTCGCGGCTCGCAGCGGGGCGAGGTGAGGTACCCAGAGTTCAAGCGCTTGAGCAGCGAGGCGGGCTGCATCGGCTACACAGTGTGGATTGCAGGCCGGCACGTCTCCTATTTCGGCCGTCGTGGCGAAACTCATGTCGAAAAGTTCCCCGACTGA
- a CDS encoding MarR family winged helix-turn-helix transcriptional regulator — MKESQKHNASQLEDHLGYWLRFVSNHVSRRFQQLLEDQGTSVTEWVALRALFEQAETSHAELIQRLGMTKGGASKIVSRLEEKGLAQRRLAENAQREQVLSLTREGQALVPKLSILADQNDAHFFGHLPADQRKVLRDLLETLVVHHRLQQVPVT, encoded by the coding sequence ATGAAAGAATCTCAAAAACACAACGCCAGCCAACTTGAGGACCATCTCGGCTACTGGCTTCGTTTTGTCTCAAATCACGTCTCCCGTCGCTTCCAGCAATTGCTGGAAGACCAAGGCACTTCAGTGACAGAGTGGGTCGCTTTGCGTGCTTTATTCGAGCAGGCCGAAACGAGCCATGCTGAACTCATCCAGCGTCTTGGCATGACCAAGGGGGGGGCCTCCAAGATCGTCAGTCGATTGGAAGAAAAGGGATTGGCGCAGCGGCGACTGGCCGAAAACGCGCAGCGTGAGCAGGTGCTCAGCCTGACACGCGAGGGCCAGGCCTTAGTGCCCAAACTGTCTATCTTGGCAGACCAGAACGATGCGCATTTCTTCGGGCATCTACCGGCGGATCAGCGCAAGGTGCTCCGAGACCTCCTGGAGACCTTGGTGGTGCACCACCGGCTCCAGCAGGTTCCGGTGACCTGA
- the rng gene encoding ribonuclease G, with protein MTEDILINVTPFETRVALVEQGAVQELHMERSIQRGHVGNLYLGKVVRVLPGMQSAFVDIGLDRAAFIHVADLRQNRTERSTGAAVTPIEKLLFEGQSLMVQVIKDPLGTKGARLSTQISIAGRMLVYLPYDPHVGISQKIESEEDRISLRERVLRFRGDDKGGFIVRTQAEGATDEELQADHSYLRTLWNSIQEKAKSQPTPSVLYTDLTLAQRVLRDMVGPNTGTIQVDSRSTTQQLLDWAKTYTPSVLGRIKHYSGERPLFDTANVDEEIARALSRRVDLKSGGYLIIDQTEALTTVDVNTGGFVGGRNFDDTIFKTNLEAAVALARQLRLRNLGGIIILDFIDMDDTEHRSSVLAELNKALSKDRTRMTVSGFSQLGLVEMTRKRTRDSLAHQLCEPCPTCQSRGNVRTPRTLCYEILREILRESRQFNPKEFRILASQAIVDLFLEEESAHLAMLGDFIGKPVSLEVESQYSQEQYDIVLI; from the coding sequence ATGACCGAAGACATACTTATAAACGTCACTCCCTTTGAAACACGGGTCGCACTGGTAGAGCAAGGTGCAGTACAAGAACTTCATATGGAACGCAGCATCCAGCGGGGCCATGTCGGCAATCTGTATCTGGGCAAAGTCGTGCGTGTGCTCCCCGGCATGCAAAGCGCCTTTGTGGATATCGGGCTGGACCGCGCGGCCTTCATCCATGTGGCCGACCTCAGGCAGAACCGTACGGAACGCAGCACCGGCGCGGCCGTCACCCCTATAGAAAAGCTGCTGTTCGAAGGCCAGTCGCTGATGGTCCAAGTGATCAAGGATCCGCTGGGCACCAAAGGAGCGCGGCTATCCACGCAAATCAGCATCGCCGGGCGCATGCTGGTCTATCTGCCCTATGACCCTCATGTGGGCATTTCGCAGAAGATCGAATCGGAAGAAGATCGCATCTCCCTGCGGGAGAGGGTGCTGCGATTCAGGGGAGACGACAAGGGCGGATTCATTGTCCGCACCCAGGCCGAGGGCGCCACCGATGAGGAGCTGCAGGCGGATCACTCTTATCTGCGCACGTTGTGGAACAGCATCCAGGAGAAAGCCAAGAGCCAGCCCACGCCATCGGTGCTGTATACCGATCTGACCCTGGCCCAGCGCGTGCTTCGCGACATGGTGGGGCCGAACACCGGAACCATACAGGTGGATTCGCGCAGCACCACGCAGCAGCTGCTGGATTGGGCCAAGACCTACACACCCTCGGTGCTGGGCCGGATCAAGCACTATAGCGGCGAGCGGCCCCTGTTCGATACCGCCAACGTCGACGAGGAGATCGCGCGCGCGCTGTCGCGCCGGGTGGACCTCAAATCGGGCGGCTACCTGATCATCGATCAGACCGAAGCCCTGACCACAGTCGACGTGAACACCGGCGGCTTCGTGGGTGGACGCAATTTCGACGACACCATATTCAAGACCAACCTGGAAGCCGCCGTGGCCCTGGCGCGCCAGCTGCGCCTGCGCAACTTGGGCGGCATCATCATCCTTGACTTCATCGACATGGACGACACGGAGCACCGCAGTTCCGTGCTCGCCGAACTGAACAAGGCCCTGAGCAAGGATCGCACCCGCATGACGGTCAGCGGATTCAGCCAGCTGGGCCTGGTCGAGATGACCCGCAAGCGCACGCGCGATTCGCTGGCGCATCAGTTATGCGAGCCCTGCCCCACTTGCCAGTCGCGCGGCAATGTCCGCACGCCGCGCACCCTATGCTACGAAATACTGCGCGAGATATTGCGTGAGTCGCGCCAGTTCAATCCCAAGGAGTTCCGCATCCTGGCCTCGCAGGCCATCGTGGATCTGTTCCTGGAAGAAGAAAGCGCCCATTTGGCCATGCTGGGCGACTTCATCGGCAAGCCCGTATCGCTGGAAGTGGAAAGCCAATATTCACAGGAGCAATACGACATCGTTCTGATCTGA
- a CDS encoding sulfite exporter TauE/SafE family protein — MSEISILLLFAAAFGASALGGVLGMASGIFIVPILTLFFGLEIRIAIAASIVSVIACSCASAAPFLKAGLTNIRLAIVLETATAMGALTGVFFIGLIPESYLYGLFAVILAVSARQMLARRREKTITSEPDPRSWAALLRLDSDFPDKTPGRSIAYQVGHVPLGLILMYGAGLLSALLGIGSGVLKIPAMDAALRLPIKVSSATSNFMIGVTASASAVAYFISGDIDVDIAAPVALGSVLGAFAGARLLLRIPAERLRLFFVLVLSLLAIQMLMSSVGIELPGGLS, encoded by the coding sequence ATGTCGGAAATCAGTATTCTTCTGTTGTTTGCAGCGGCCTTCGGCGCCAGCGCGCTGGGCGGCGTGCTTGGCATGGCGAGCGGCATCTTCATCGTACCGATACTCACGCTGTTCTTTGGCCTGGAAATCCGGATCGCCATCGCCGCGAGCATTGTGTCGGTCATCGCATGTTCTTGCGCAAGCGCGGCCCCTTTCCTGAAGGCGGGACTGACGAATATCCGCCTTGCCATCGTTCTGGAAACAGCCACTGCGATGGGCGCGCTCACGGGGGTCTTCTTTATCGGCCTGATTCCTGAATCCTACCTCTATGGCCTGTTCGCCGTCATTCTGGCCGTATCGGCCAGGCAAATGCTGGCACGGCGGCGCGAGAAGACGATCACCAGCGAGCCCGACCCGCGAAGCTGGGCGGCCTTGCTAAGGCTGGATTCCGATTTTCCCGACAAAACGCCCGGCCGCTCGATCGCCTACCAGGTCGGCCATGTCCCGCTGGGCTTGATCCTGATGTACGGAGCCGGACTGCTGTCCGCCTTGCTTGGCATCGGCTCCGGAGTGCTGAAGATTCCCGCCATGGATGCCGCCCTGCGCCTGCCCATCAAGGTTTCATCGGCCACCTCGAACTTCATGATCGGCGTTACCGCCTCGGCCAGCGCCGTGGCCTATTTCATAAGCGGCGATATCGATGTGGACATCGCCGCCCCCGTGGCCTTGGGCTCCGTCCTGGGCGCATTCGCCGGCGCCCGGCTTTTGTTGCGCATTCCGGCCGAGCGGCTCCGCCTCTTCTTCGTGCTGGTGTTGTCCTTGCTGGCGATTCAGATGCTGATGAGCAGCGTCGGCATAGAACTGCCCGGAGGCCTATCATGA
- a CDS encoding DUF1634 domain-containing protein, which produces MKNNADIRQRRDRMIAGLLRWGTWFASMLIAMGMLIGVAGYWDDAPGYGKQVAVAGIAVFILLPVMRVGLMLVMFLRERDYAYAVISSSVLAIILASSLIGLWWN; this is translated from the coding sequence ATGAAGAACAATGCAGACATCCGCCAACGCAGGGACCGGATGATCGCCGGTCTGCTGAGGTGGGGAACGTGGTTCGCCTCCATGCTGATCGCGATGGGCATGCTGATCGGCGTCGCCGGCTACTGGGATGATGCGCCGGGCTATGGAAAGCAGGTGGCTGTCGCGGGAATCGCCGTATTCATCCTTCTTCCCGTAATGCGCGTCGGACTGATGCTGGTCATGTTCCTGCGCGAACGGGACTATGCCTATGCGGTGATTTCGAGTTCGGTCCTGGCGATCATCCTGGCCTCATCGCTGATAGGCCTGTGGTGGAATTGA